Genomic segment of Mycolicibacterium psychrotolerans:
TCGTCCCACGATGACCGGTCCTCGGGAACGCATGGTGGTCTCGGCGGCGCTGCTGATCCGCGAACGGGGCGCCCACTCCACCGCGATCGCCGACGTGCTCGCCCACAGCGGCGCCCCGCGCGGTTCGGCCTACCACTACTTCCCCGGCGGCCGCACACAGCTGCTCTGCGAAGCGGTCGACTATGCCGCCGAGTACATGACCGCCAAGCTCGAGGCGTCGGCCTCCTGCCTCGACGCGCTCGACGAACTGTTTCGCGGCTATCGGCAGCAGTTGCAGCACAGCGACTTTCGGGCCGGATGCCCCGTCGTCGCGGTCGCCGTCGAGGCCGGCGATCCCGACAAGCCCGGCCAGTCGGCGCCGATGATCGCCCGGGCCGGCGCCGCGTTCGCGGGGTGGCGCGAGGCGATCGCGGCACGGATGCGCGCCGACGGCATCGACGAGCAGCGCGCCGAGGACCTGGCGGTGTTCACCCTGTCGGCGTTCGAGGGCGCCCTGGTCCTCGCCCGTGCGGCGCGCGACCTCGAACCGCTGGACCGGGTGCACGCCCAACTCCGGTCGCTGATCGGCGACCAGATACCTGCAAGGAAACGGACCCGACGATGACCGACACCGCCACCGACTGGCAACCCACCGCCTGCATCCTGTGCGAGTGCAACTGCGGCATCGTCGTACAGGTCGAGGACCGCCGGCTGGCCCGCATCCGCGGCGACAAGGAGCATCCCGCGTCGCGGGGGTACACCTGCAACAAGGCGCTGCGGCTGGATCACTACCAGAACGACCGCAACCGGCTGACCTCCCCGATGCGCCGCCGGCCCGACGGATCCTACGAGGAAATCGACTGGGACACCGCCATCGCCGAGATCGCCGCGGGCTTCCGCGCCATCGCCGACACCCACGGCGGTGACAAGATCCTGTACTACGGCGGCGGCGGACAGGGCAACCACCTCGGCGGGGCGTACAGCGGTGCGTTCCTCAAAGCGCTGGGCTCCCACCACCGGTCGAACGCGCTCGCCCAGGAGAAGACCGGCGAGCACTGGGTCGACGCGCACTTCTACGGCAACCACACCCGCGGTGAATTCGAGCACGCCGAGGTGTCGGTCTTCGTCGGCAAGAACCCGTGGATGTCGCAGAGCTTCCCCCGCGCCCGCGTCGTCCTCAACGAGATCGCCAAGGACCCGGCCCGTTCGATGATCGTGATCGACCCGGTGATCACCGACACCGCGGCGATGGCCGACTTCCACCTACGGGTGCGGCCCGGCACCGACGCGTGGTGCCTGGCGGCGCTGGCGGCAGTGCTGGTGCAGGAAAACCTTTGCGACGAAACGTTTCTCGCCGGGCACGTCACCGGCGCCGACGCGGTCCGGGCCGTGCTGGCCGACGTGCCGGTCGCCGACTACGCGCGGCGCTGTGGTGTCGACGAGGACCTGCTGCGCGCCGCGGCGCGCCGCATCGGCGGCGCGGGCAGCGTCGCGGTGTTCGAGGACCTCGGTGTGCAGCAGTCCGTGAACAGCACGTTGTGCTCGTATCTGAACAAGATGCTGTGGATCCTGACCGGCAACTTCGCCAAACCCGGTGGCCAGCATCTGCATTCGTCGTTCGCGCCGTTGTTCCGGCCCGGCGGCGTGGGCCGCAGCCCGGTCACCGGCGCGCCCATCATCGGCGGCCTGATGCCGAGCAACGTGGTGCCCGAGGAGATCCTCACCGATCACCCCGACCGGTTCCGCGGCTTGATCGTGGAGAGCAGCAACCCGGCCCACTCGATCGCCGACTCCGGCGCGGTGCGGACGGCCTTCGAGAGTCTGGAGCTGCTGGTGGTGATCGACGTGGCGATGACCGAGACGGCCCGGCTCGCGCACTACGTGCTGCCCGCGGCCAGCCAGTTCGAGAAGGCCGAGGCGACGTTCTTCAATCTGGAGTTCCCCCACAACACCTTCCACCTGCGGCACCCGGTCATGGAGCCACTGCCGGGCACACTGCCCGAACCCGAGATCTGGGCGCGTCTGATGCGTGAACTCGATGTGGTCGACGAGGCCGAACTGACTCCGCTACGCCGTGCCGCGGAAGCGGGCCGCGACGAGTTCACCGCCGCGTTCCTCGCCGCCGTCGGGGCGAATCCCGGTCTGGGCAAGGTGCTCCCGTTCGTGCTGTACGAGACGCTGGGACCGACGCTGCCCGAGGGGCTGTCCGGGGCCGCCGCGTTGTGGGGGCTGGCGCAGAAGGCCGCGATGACCTATCCGGAGGCGGTGCGGCGGGCCGGTCATGCCGACGGCAACGCGCTGTTCGACGCGATCCTGTCCGGGCGCTCGGGCATCACGTTCACCGTGCACGAGTACCTCGACGACTTCACGCTGATCACGCATCCGGACCGCAGGATCGCGATCGAGATGCCCGAGATGCTGGCCGAGATCCGCGCGCTGGCCGACGCGCCGGCCGGGCTGACCACACCGGAGTTCCCGATCGTGCTGTCGGCAGGCGAGCGGCGCGCCTACACCGCCAACGACATCATCCGGGACCCGTCGTGGCGTAAGCGCGACGCCGACGGTGCGCTGCGGATCAGTGTGGAAGACGCCGCCGCGCTCGGCCTCACCGACGGCGGCCGCGCCCGCATCAGCACGGCGGCGGGCACCGCCGAGGCGACGGTCGAGATCAGCGACGCGATGCTGGCCGGGCACGCATCGCTGCCCAACGGGTTCGGGGTCGACTTCGTCGGCGCGGACGGACAGGCGCGGATCCCCGGGGTGGCGCCGAATGCGCTGACCTCCAGCGGCTGGCGCGACGCGTACGCGGGCACGCCGCTGCACAAACACGTTCCGGCCCGCATAGAGCCGGTAGTGGTCCCAGAGGTGGCCGCGCTCGCGATCTAGGGGGCCAGCGGAGCAGGGTCGGCCGGGGCGGGCGGCGTCGCGACCGGTGACATCGCCGGCGTCGGGCCGGCCGACATCGGGCGCTGGGTGAGCAGCAGCAGCGCGTCGGAACCCGTCACCTCCTCGGTCTGCATCGCATGCCACAGATCGCGCAGGTAGCCCAATCGCGTCTGCGTCGTCGGGGTCTCGGTGGTGCCCGGCGGTAGGTTCTCCGGGCTCGACAGGTGCGGTACCTCCGCAGGAGGAGCAGCGTCGGCCGGTGCGGCGGGACCGGCCGCCAGCGACTGCACCGGCGCGGCGTCCGTCGGCACGGGAGCGGGGGCCGGCGCGGGCAGCGGCACGGGCACGGGCACGGGCTCCGGCGCCGCGGGCTGGGCGGCCGCCGGCGGTGCACAGGCGATCAGCGCCGCGAACGCGGCAGCCCCCGCGGCCACCGCAGTCTTGTCCCATCCGATCATCGCCGGTGCCCCCTTCGGGTCAGTGGCCGCAGAGATGGCCAGGCTAGAAGCCAGTGCAGATCATTGTCACCCTGTGCTTCCCCGGACGTGCCGAATTCGTTACAGCGCAGGTTCGGCGAAGTCGGTGCACGAGGCCCCGCCGGTGGTGTAGGTATGGCGATACAGCCCCGTGACGGCAAGGAGCAAGCATGCCGACTCCGGATCTCCCGCCCGGTTTCGACTTCACAGATCCCGACCTCAACTGCGCGCGACTCCCGGTGGAGGAACTGGCTGCGCTGCGGCGCAGCGCCCCGATCTGGTGGAACGAGCAGACCACCGGCGGCGCCGGGCCGTTCGGCGACGGCGGCTACTGGGTGGTCACCAAACACCACGACGTCAAGGAGATCTCCAAGCGCAGCGACGTGTTCTCCAGTCTGGAGAAGACTGCGCTCCCCCGCTATCCCGAGGGGTCCACGTTCGAGCAGATCGAGACCGGAAAGTTCGTGTTGCTCAACATGGATGCGCCGCACCACACCCAACTGCGCAAGATCGTCTCGCGCGGCTTCACCCCGCGCGCCGTCGAGCGGCTGCGCGCCGATCTCGACGCCCGTGCGCAGAACATCGCCAAGAGCGCCGCCGCCGAGGGCGCGGGCGATTTCGTCGAACAGGTGTCCTGCGAACTGCCGTTGCAGGCGATCGCCGGTCTCATCGGCATCCCGCTGGAGGACCGCAAGAAGATCTTCGACTGGTCCAATCAGATGGTCGCCGACGACGACCCGGAGTTCGCGCACCACGACAACCGCAATGCCGCAACGGAACTCATCATGTACGCGATGCAGCTTGCGGCGCTGCGCGCCGAGCAGCCCGGCGAGGACATCGTCACCAAGCTGATCGAGGCCGACGTCGAAGGCCACAAACTCTCCGACGACGAATTCGGATTCTTCATGGTGCTGCTGGCCGTCGCCGGCAACGAGACGACCCGCAACTCGATCACCCACGGCATGATCGCGTTCACCGAGTTCCCCGACCAGTGGGAACTGTTCAAGCGGGACCGGCCGGCCACCGCCGTCGACGAGATCGTCCGGTGGGCGACCCCGGTCACGTCGTTCCAGCGCACCGCGCTACAGGACTACGAACTCTCCGGTGTCCAGATCAAGAAGGGGCAGCGGGTCGTGATGTCCTACCGCTCGGCGAACTTCGACGAAGAGGTGTTCGAGGACCCGTTCTCGTTCAACATCCTGCGCGATCCCAACCCGCACGTCGGCTTCGGCGGGACGGGTGCGCACTACTGCATCGGCGCGAACCTGGCCCGGATGACGATCGAATTGATGTTCAACGCCATCGCCGACCACATCCCCGACCTGCGTTCGATCGGCACCCCGGAACGGCTGCGGTCCGGCTGGCTCAACGGGATCAAGCACTGGCAGGTCGACTACACCGGCACGGGCTGCCCCGTCGCGCACTAACGCGGATAGTCGATGATCGAGCGCCAGTAGTCCTCGCCGATCTCGCCGCCGGAGCGCAGCACCATCGCCAGCCCGGTCGCCATCGCCACTCCCAGCAGGCCGAGCCACAGCCCGGTCAGGCCGATCACGACCCACAGCACGGTCGTCAGCGTCGGCCACGGCGACACCACGGCGAGCGCAGGCGCGAAGAAGAAGCCGGTGCCGACGTACCACGACGAGCCTGCGCGGTCGCAGACCAGCACCGCGCGCAACCATCTCGGAATCCCTGCCATGACTCCACGCTGCCCGCCCGAGGTAGCCGGAGCAATTACCTGCGAGGTAGTGGCTTCTCGGACCCGCGGCGCGCAACACTGGGGTCATGACCGTGCAGGAGATACCGACGACGACGGTCGGGTCGATGGTGCGGCGCTGGCGGACCCGGCGCCGGCTCAGCCAGCTCGACCTCGCGCTGGAAGCCGGGGTCTCGGCGCGTCATGTCAGCTTCGTCGAGACCGGCCGGGCCGCCCCCAGCCGCGCGATGGTGATGCGGCTGGCCGCTGTCCTCGACGTGCCGCGCCGTGACCAGAACCGCATGCTCGTCGCCGCCGGGTTCGCCCCGGCCTACGCCGAGCGGCCGCTCGAGGCGCCCGACATGGCGGCCGTGCAGGCCGGCGTCGCGCGCGTGCTCGACGCCTATGATCCCTACCCCTGCGTCGTGGTCAACCGGGCCTGGGACCTGGTGAGCGCCAACGCAGGCGCGGGCGTGCTGCTCGCCGGC
This window contains:
- a CDS encoding cytochrome P450 → MPTPDLPPGFDFTDPDLNCARLPVEELAALRRSAPIWWNEQTTGGAGPFGDGGYWVVTKHHDVKEISKRSDVFSSLEKTALPRYPEGSTFEQIETGKFVLLNMDAPHHTQLRKIVSRGFTPRAVERLRADLDARAQNIAKSAAAEGAGDFVEQVSCELPLQAIAGLIGIPLEDRKKIFDWSNQMVADDDPEFAHHDNRNAATELIMYAMQLAALRAEQPGEDIVTKLIEADVEGHKLSDDEFGFFMVLLAVAGNETTRNSITHGMIAFTEFPDQWELFKRDRPATAVDEIVRWATPVTSFQRTALQDYELSGVQIKKGQRVVMSYRSANFDEEVFEDPFSFNILRDPNPHVGFGGTGAHYCIGANLARMTIELMFNAIADHIPDLRSIGTPERLRSGWLNGIKHWQVDYTGTGCPVAH
- a CDS encoding molybdopterin-dependent oxidoreductase, which codes for MTDTATDWQPTACILCECNCGIVVQVEDRRLARIRGDKEHPASRGYTCNKALRLDHYQNDRNRLTSPMRRRPDGSYEEIDWDTAIAEIAAGFRAIADTHGGDKILYYGGGGQGNHLGGAYSGAFLKALGSHHRSNALAQEKTGEHWVDAHFYGNHTRGEFEHAEVSVFVGKNPWMSQSFPRARVVLNEIAKDPARSMIVIDPVITDTAAMADFHLRVRPGTDAWCLAALAAVLVQENLCDETFLAGHVTGADAVRAVLADVPVADYARRCGVDEDLLRAAARRIGGAGSVAVFEDLGVQQSVNSTLCSYLNKMLWILTGNFAKPGGQHLHSSFAPLFRPGGVGRSPVTGAPIIGGLMPSNVVPEEILTDHPDRFRGLIVESSNPAHSIADSGAVRTAFESLELLVVIDVAMTETARLAHYVLPAASQFEKAEATFFNLEFPHNTFHLRHPVMEPLPGTLPEPEIWARLMRELDVVDEAELTPLRRAAEAGRDEFTAAFLAAVGANPGLGKVLPFVLYETLGPTLPEGLSGAAALWGLAQKAAMTYPEAVRRAGHADGNALFDAILSGRSGITFTVHEYLDDFTLITHPDRRIAIEMPEMLAEIRALADAPAGLTTPEFPIVLSAGERRAYTANDIIRDPSWRKRDADGALRISVEDAAALGLTDGGRARISTAAGTAEATVEISDAMLAGHASLPNGFGVDFVGADGQARIPGVAPNALTSSGWRDAYAGTPLHKHVPARIEPVVVPEVAALAI
- a CDS encoding helix-turn-helix transcriptional regulator; amino-acid sequence: MTVQEIPTTTVGSMVRRWRTRRRLSQLDLALEAGVSARHVSFVETGRAAPSRAMVMRLAAVLDVPRRDQNRMLVAAGFAPAYAERPLEAPDMAAVQAGVARVLDAYDPYPCVVVNRAWDLVSANAGAGVLLAGVAAHLLERPNALRIALHPDGLAPRIRNLGQWRSHLVERLRREAAADDSGELAGLLDELDTYPGGYAPPTDLGGVAVPLELVTPDGVELRFLSMVTTFGTALDLTAAELSIEAFLPADDATAAALG
- a CDS encoding TetR/AcrR family transcriptional regulator — translated: MTGPRERMVVSAALLIRERGAHSTAIADVLAHSGAPRGSAYHYFPGGRTQLLCEAVDYAAEYMTAKLEASASCLDALDELFRGYRQQLQHSDFRAGCPVVAVAVEAGDPDKPGQSAPMIARAGAAFAGWREAIAARMRADGIDEQRAEDLAVFTLSAFEGALVLARAARDLEPLDRVHAQLRSLIGDQIPARKRTRR